The Gavia stellata isolate bGavSte3 chromosome 1, bGavSte3.hap2, whole genome shotgun sequence DNA segment TAATGAGTTCTCATTTATTTTAGGACAGAAGGGGTTGTTCATAGTAGAGCTTTCATCACAAGGAGCAGCTGCAAAGGCTGGTGTCCAAAATAACGATCGCCTgattgaaatcaatggaaaaaatgtggaaaatgaCACACATGAGGAAGTGGTGGAAAAGGTATTTGTTTGTATACTGATTCATCTTCTGTTCTGGCCCACTTTCACAGCAACCTATCAGGGTTACTGAGGAGGCAGGTCTGGCTGATTTGAATGCTTCACAGTAAATCTTGGAAGCTACTGTTCGTGTATCATCAACACGGCAGAGTACCCCTCTGCTTTGGCTCTGTTGTCAAGCAGCCTCTTGAACTGACTTTGAATGAATACTGCCATCAAGAAAGgccaaagaattttaaataaccGAAGTATACTGCTGCCAGGAACCCTATTAAATAAACCATGCTCTGTTCCTAGAAGTCCTGGAAATACTCCTAATGGTAAGAGGGCAAGTCATGAAATGTGGTTTTCAGGGCAGGAAGAGGGGGAACTCTCTGATGATACAGTTAGCATGGAACAGggaaaattcattattttagaCAGTAGCTCCTTTCTCCTGTTAAGAAGTccaaaattaatgaaaattactgTGCAAGTAATTTCACCACCTGGCCTCAGCTGCAAAGAACATTGCTGATGAGGCTTCCAGCTTTCCACTACTGGCACTGCTAAAACGCAGCTGGAGCTGAAGAGATTTCAGAGAGCCATGAGACAGGCAGTGCATACCCCAGCGTTCCAGCATCACAATTCAGTGCACGCTACTAACTACAAAACCATGCAACACCTGTGTTTTGTTGAGCTGCTGTAACATCAGCAGCAGAGTGATGTTGGTTAAGATGAGTAAAGAGGGCACCCATTAGACTAGAAAGGAGTAAGAGAAGGATGGACTTGGTTGGAGAGGttgaacaaaaaacccaaaacctcacAATCAGTAATACAGGGAGATGCAAGAGGACCAAGAGTGACAGAAACTTGACTCATCAATGTAATCTAAAATAGTCATATAGATGGCATGGTATGTCTATATTGTAGAGTTCCACATCTAGACAAGCCAAGCAGTATCTACTGAGGCTGACTGGATTCTACTGGCACTGTATGACACCCTCATGGCATTCTACAGCTAATTCCCTAGAGGTCAGGAACACAgtatgaaacacagaaaatttccTCATATATATGCTGGATCTTACATGCCCGAGATCTTGTCATGGTCCAAATTTCtgactggagaaaaaaacaaaaaattcaacTTATAGTAGCATGGCCTACACCTTATGGCTCATTCATCAACAGCACCTACACACCACTATGTGTCAGTACACCAGTTACCAAAGTATCTACAATTCCCACATGTTGTCGAAGGGGTGACATCTGAGACTGTACATGTACTATCACAGGTAAAGAAGTCTGAAAATCATGTTATGTTTCTACTTTCAAATGAAGAAACAGACCACTATTACACAAGCCAGAAGATGGTACTGAGCAAAGAGAACGCCAGCCTAAGATTGCTTCCCCTCAAACCACGACTTATTGAGatccagaaaggaaaaaacgGTTATGGCTTTTATCTACGGATGGAACAAAATACTGGTGGTAAGAACAAAGTTAACACAGAGACCATGACATTCACTATAGAGTTTCCTCCTGCACAAGGTTTGCAGACCtcattctctttgctttcttactGGTCATCTAGGAGAAGTCCTCTATAGCCGTGTTGCAAACGGGGCTACATAAGGGAAATGCTCTCAACCTGAAGTACAATTCTGACAATTAGCCTTTGCCATgcattttaatgtctttaaacTGACCAAGCATATGCCTTCACAtcaatcttttttcctttctgatctTAGCTCATGTAATCAAGGATGTTGATTCTGGGAGCCCTGCAGCCAAGGCAGGTCTCAAAGACAATGATATCTTAGTAGCTGTCAATGGCGAGCAAGTGGATGGTCTGGATCATGAAAGCGTAGTAGGAAAAATTAAGCAGTCTGAGTCAAAAACCTCACTGGTGGTAGTGGATAAGGAGACTGACGCCATGTATAAACTGGTAAGAAAATGCAAACTACTGCTAAGAATTGATAATTTATCATCATGAAGAGACACACGCAGCAATGAAACAGCCAGTCTGCTCTGATAGACACTTCTTCAATTTGCAAGAAATGTCTAAAATACACCCTTATTTCAGCAACTCTCCTTGCACTTGTACAGCAAGTCACAAAACACCCAAATTTTTGGCCTCTTCCAGCTTTTTATAGGCACTATTGGAACAATTCTAAATTTGAAGACACCACAAGAAAGGTTAGAAGTTTAAGACAGCAAATTCAGAGCTATGTGGCTCTGTAACCATTTATGAACAAAACGAGTAACAAAATTCCCTTCTCACATAGATCAACACTGTAGTTTTCCACTCAGACAGAAATTAATAGCAAAGTGTTCTTCATTGCAGCTTAAGTCTGAGTCATTAAAAAGGTTTCAAACAAAACATGTTGAGCATGAAAGCCTAATACAGATTTCACAAGTGAAGTTTTTATGttaacaaaattttatttgtcaCTTTTTTTCAGGCTCAAATTTCCCCTTTCTCATACTACTACAAAGCACAAGATCCAACTCCAGctaaaatggaggaaaaaatggagtTGCACACTGAGCAGAAAGTGAACCAGAAGCCGAGAATCTGCAAGATGGTGAAAGGGCCTAGTGGATTTGGCTTCAGTTTAAACATGATCAAGAACAAGCCTGGACTGTTCATCAATGAGGTACTAATGTAGAATGAGGAACAAGGAAAAGCTCAAGTAGTCAGACAGCTTCCTCCCTTCTGTCCTGCAAATACATTCAAGAAAAGCCACAAAAGACAAGTCTCCTCTCCAGCGCCCTCAGATAAGAGCTGTAATTGTTAGTCAGACTGACATTGTAGGACCAAGATAAAAAATAAGCACCAGAAAACATTCCTCATTCTGTTAGATGTCTAGAGGGAAGGGGAATCCAGCTTTTGcatcatttttgcttttattcatgAGGCTGGCATGCTTagatcagtattttaaatagctttttttgaCTGTAGAACATCCTAAATGTAAGAGACACCTTCGCCCCGCTCTACCCCCCTTCTCTGAATTCCACAGCTGGCAAAAGTCAAACCTCTACTGTCTCAAATTATGTCTGTGCCTTTAGCCTTCTTGAGAGGAGGGTTTCCACTCATTACTAAGGAATCTGTGAAACATAGTAAAGTTAAATTTAAAGGTACTGGACAGGGATTTGcaaataataagaaaattgGTTTTCCACCTGTCTTCATGATTCTACCATGCCACATTTCTCTAACAGAAGTCTATCAATATCAAGATGCATCTTAAATCTCAAACTGATGGGCTCCATGTTTATTATGTCTAGGTCTATTATCGCCTCTGCCAATTCATTTCTGCCCCACAAATCTCCCCCTCCCCATGCTTATTTTGCCATCTTGTAAGGAAAGCAGTAACACAATAGTCTAGCTAACCATCAGTTGTTAATCATCTTTCCAAGTTTTATGCTAGTATCACAGTTTGAACTTGCCTTTGCAGGTACAAAACCATGGGCCAGCTGACACAGCAGGTGTAGAAAATAACGACTTTTTGGTGGAAGTGAATGGGGTGAATGTGATGAATGAATCCTATGACAAAGTGGTGGCAAGAATCCAAGATAGTGGTGACAAACTAACATTGCTGGTGTGCAGCAAagatgcttataaatacttccaGGGCCAGAACATTCCCATCACAGCCTCTATGGCAGATGCAGTCCATGACACTCCTGAACCTCCTGCTTATACAGAAAACCATCTGTCAGAGCCAGAGAGAAACTCACCTGAACCAAGGGAAAGGGTGAGTAATACTGCATTAAGTAGATGTTGAGGGATCATCTAGGGGATAGGAACTTTTTTCAGCTAGTATGTATTCCTGAGCTAGGATTTTTAACTTGAGCATGGGTTTTTACAAGTCAGTCCATGTTATTAAAAGGGAAGCTGGATTATCATAAACAACTCTGCCTTTCCCAACACATAATACAGGTGAGTATCTTTAATGCAAGATTAAATCACAAAAAGGATGCACATACAAGAGATTTTATGGAATAAAAGAATCCAAATAGAGTAATCCTTAATGAAGATGGGAAACAGGCAATACAATCCTGAAAGTGCAGGGAAAAAAGTGCTTATATACAGCAAAAAACATAAACCGCTTTTGGGGTTTTGCTCaggtgaaatatttcaaaacagatcATTTTGTAGAAGGAAGAGCAACTGATAGGTTACGATGACATTTTCTAGGAAATGTGCtgatttgaaattattttactcACTTCATGCCAGTAGAATCTGAAGCATGACAGAAGTCAGAAAAGCAGGAAGGTTATTTCTGATTGAAACAGCTATTTTGAACCCTCTGTGTAGTCAgccttaaatatttaaatgattcTTTTCTGATCATGCAAAAGAGACAGACAAGAAAGAGTAAGACCAGTACTGCCTCctattcatttttcattagcaTTCATTTTTCGTGTCTGCAAACATCCAGCTGCAAGttttttcaaaagtttcttaGTCACCAAGCTGCATTTTGCAGATCTGAAGTTAGCACCATTTTTGTGTGCAAATTCAGCAGGTACAGGAATTAAACAATAGGAAACCTCTATTGAACAAATTTTTCTCTAAACATACTTTAACAAAAAGCGCTTCAACcacaaaaatcacatttgttGGCTCATTCTGCCATCCAAACAAGTACATGATCAGTGCAGATGAAAATAGGAGTCCTTCATAACACTGTGGACTATCAAGTATGTttacaaactaaaaataatcagaatgCATTTGCTACTCCTTTGCAGGCAAGCTCATCCTCCTCTTCACAATCAGCTGCCTCTACAAGAGCAGACAGCGACAACAATGATGACACAAAGTTGTAAAGAGACAAACTATgccaagaacaaaaaaagaaaccttccAAACCCTCTTTCTTCAATCATTCTTCGCTACTACACCTCCTAGAACCTGACTATTCCTAGGAGTGCCATGCCTGTAAAGGACTGCGATCTCTTGGTGAAATGCGGCTGCCTGAAATAAACACTTCAGTGTAACTTGCATTCATTTAACACACTGCAATTGTACTTCATTGCCTTTCTGCCTTATAAAGCAGCCAGTTAGTCACTTACTTCTGTAAGGGCTTAAATAACTAGAAGTAAGTAttctgcagcagaaggcagaaacaTTTTACAGATTCATAAGCATCTTAGCCTTTTAAGGATAAGCTCTTAATAAAAAGCAACTGATTTCTCCACATCTCCCAGGAGAGGCAGTTGTCCCCCTAATCCAAGTCCATCAACCCAATCTCTGTGGTGACTCTTCTATGCTATACTTACAGCAGTACAACTGCTGTGAAATGGCATGAGCCAACGTACTCTGTGCATTACGCTCCTTTCTCCTGCCAACATTgcagaaatttctttcaaacaTTAAGCCAACTTCATAATTCATAACTCAAGATGTTTAAGCACTATTCTCCCTCTCCTCTACATACAGTTGTCGATCATGGTAGTTAGAACAGCATACATAATTCAGTCATGCAGGTTTGTCTAACTCCAAGTCAACAACACATTGTTTTGAATGTGACATAAATGGCTCTGTAATACTGCTGCTGTAAACTTTACCTCCTTGCTGTACACCAAAgacaacacagaaataaattgttTACAGCAGCTATTTCCCGCCCCCCCACAGGTCTTACTCTTACCACCTATGATTTATCTTCcagaacaattttaaaacaaacaaagcctaGGAGAGTGGCTATGGGAAGCTACAAGTTTAAGTCACGTGAGTAAAATTTACTTCTATGCCTTGAATTACATCAAGAAGGGGAAACGGGCTACTGTAGAAGAATACACAGGTTGTGGGGAACACCAAATTTACAGCATATAAGGTAAACAAATTCTAACATATAAGGTAAACAAGGCATAGCTGTGGTCTTTGACTTCACACTTAACTCTAGCAAAGAGGAATCCAA contains these protein-coding regions:
- the PDZK1 gene encoding Na(+)/H(+) exchange regulatory cofactor NHE-RF3, whose protein sequence is MTSVLHPRECKVTKKPQKSYGFYLRIEKDTAGHLIRNVEKNSPAEKAGLKDGDRVLRVNGVFVDKEEHAQVVEIVKNSGNSVVLLVLDDASYQKAEREGVNLEELGQQLSTGQQQEQQSPPPMANGAITAVPQPRLCYLVKEEKGYGFSLKTTEGQKGLFIVELSSQGAAAKAGVQNNDRLIEINGKNVENDTHEEVVEKVKKSENHVMFLLSNEETDHYYTSQKMVLSKENASLRLLPLKPRLIEIQKGKNGYGFYLRMEQNTGAHVIKDVDSGSPAAKAGLKDNDILVAVNGEQVDGLDHESVVGKIKQSESKTSLVVVDKETDAMYKLAQISPFSYYYKAQDPTPAKMEEKMELHTEQKVNQKPRICKMVKGPSGFGFSLNMIKNKPGLFINEVQNHGPADTAGVENNDFLVEVNGVNVMNESYDKVVARIQDSGDKLTLLVCSKDAYKYFQGQNIPITASMADAVHDTPEPPAYTENHLSEPERNSPEPRERASSSSSSQSAASTRADSDNNDDTKL